A region of Dioscorea cayenensis subsp. rotundata cultivar TDr96_F1 chromosome 5, TDr96_F1_v2_PseudoChromosome.rev07_lg8_w22 25.fasta, whole genome shotgun sequence DNA encodes the following proteins:
- the LOC120260721 gene encoding auxin response factor 7 isoform X1: protein MALAPPNRPGASADALYRELWHACAGPLVSVPRQGERVYYFPQGHMEQLEASTHQGLDQQVPSFNLPSKILCRVVNVDLRAEPDTDEVYAQITLQPELEQGEITSPDPPLPEPERCIVHSFCKTLTASDTSTHGGFSVLRRHADECLPPLDMSQHPPWQELVATDLHGNEWHFRHIFRGQPRRHLLTTGWSVFVSSKRLVAGDAFIFLRGEDGELRVGVRRLMRQLSNMPSSVISSHSMHLGVLATASHAISTGTLFSVFYKPRTSRSEFIVSVNKYLEARNNKLSVGMRFKMRFEGDEAPERRFNGTIIGTVDTGSSRWADSEWRSLKVQWDEPSSIPRPDRVSPWELEPLVASTPATTHPVSRNKRARPPVSASIAPNLPQMFGRWKSPAEATQTFSFSGMHHGQDLYRSSSPTSLFSSASTAGSIAFNGNSTPSALTGNPVYWPIKAANQDELYSPCINKEPNERKQDTGNNGYRLFGIQLIESSVVEEISPVVAVSACAEDQPAPSQDVDSDRQSQPSYVNKSEAPAVSSEPEKSCLRSPQETQSRQLRSCTKVHMQGMAVGRAVDLTRLKDYDDLLRKLEEMFSITGELTGSIKKWQVVYTDDEDDIMLVGDNHWHEFCNVVRKIHIYTCEEAKRLSPKAKLPVLSKLIKSKASKEAPSDTTDVTCNGGDDQVSIADKDS, encoded by the exons ATGGCGCTTGCACCACCGAATCGTCCAG GTGCCTCCGCGGATGCCTTGTACAGGGAGCTGTGGCATGCCTGTGCGGGACCACTGGTCTCTGTGCCGCGCCAAGGCGAACGGGTTTATTACTTTCCTCAAGGTCACATGGAGCAG CTTGAAGCTTCAACTCATCAAGGGCTGGACCAGCAGGTGCCTTCATTCAATCTACCATCAAAGATTCTCTGCAGGGTAGTTAATGTTGATCTTCGA GCAGAACCAGACACTGATGAAGTATATGCTCAGATCACTCTACAGCCTGAGCTCGAG CAAGGTGAAATCACTAGCCCAGATCCTCCACTTCCGGAACCAGAGAGATGTATTGTTCATTCCTTTTGCAAGACGCTTACTGCATCAGACACAAGCACCCATGGTGGATTCTCGGTTTTGAGAAGGCATGCAGATGAGTGCCTTCCTCCTCTG GATATGTCCCAGCATCCACCTTGGCAAGAATTGGTTGCCACTGATCTTCATGGGAATGAATGGCATTTCCGTCATATATTTCGAG GGCAACCAAGGCGGCATCTTCTAACGACTGGGTGGAGTGTTTTTGTTAGCTCAAAGAGACTTGTTGCTGGGGATGCATTTATCTTTTTGAG AGGGGAGGATGGGGAACTGCGGGTTGGTGTTAGGCGGCTCATGAGACAACTGAGTAATATGCCGTCATCTGTAATATCCAGCCACAGCATGCATCTTGGGGTTTTAGCAACTGCATCCCATGCTATATCCACTGGGACTCTCTTCTCTGTCTTTTACAAGCCAAG GACAAGCCGTTCTGAGTTTATAGTAAGTGTCAACAAGTATCTTGAAGCGAGGAACAACAAATTATCTGTGGGGATGAGGTTTAAAATGAGAtttgagggtgatgaagccccAGAGAGGAG ATTTAATGGTACTATAATTGGCACCGTGGACACAGGATCATCACGATGGGCAGATTCAGAATGGAGATCTTTGAAG GTTCAGTGGGATGAACCTTCATCTATTCCAAGGCCGGATAGGGTTTCACCATGGGAATTGGAACCACTTGTTGCATCTACTCCTGCAACTACTCATCCAGTTTCACGAAACAAGCGAGCAAGGCCTCCAGTTTCAGCCTCCATAGCACCGAATCTTCCTCAAATGTTTG GTCGTTGGAAATCTCCGGCGGAGGCCACCcaaactttttcattttcagGGATGCATCATGGTCAAGACTTGTATCGCTCATCCAGCCCCACATCTTTGTTCTCATCTGCATCTACTGCTGGGTCCATTGCATTCAATGGAAACAGCACACCATCAGCTCTCACTGGTAATCCTGTTTACTGGCCAATCAAGGCAGCTAACCAGGATGAGTTATACTCTCCATGCATTAATAAGGAACCAAATGAAAGGAAACAAGATACAGGCAACAATGGCTATAGACTCTTTGGGATCCAGTTGATTGAAAGTTCTGTGGTAGAGGAAATCTCACCAGTGGTGGCTGTTTCTGCTTGCGCAGAGGATCAACCAGCTCCATCCCAAGATGTGGACTCTGATCGGCAGTCCCAGCCATCATATGTCAATAAATCAGAAGCCCCTGCAGTCAGCAGTGAGCCTGAGAAGTCATGCTTGAGGTCCCCCCAAGAGACACAGAGCCGGCAGCTTAGAAGCTGCACTAAGGTCCATATGCAAGGCATGGCAGTTGGGAGGGCGGTAGACCTGACACGATTGAAGGATTATGATGACCTCCTTAGAAAACTGGAGGAGATGTTCAGCATTACCGGTGAGCTAACAGGGTCCATAAAAAAATGGCAGGTGGTCTATACTGATGATGAGGATGACATTATGCTGGTTGGCGATAATCACTGGCA TGAATTCTGCAATGTTGTGAGAAAGATCCACATCTACACATGCGAGGAGGCCAAGAGGCTGTCCCCGAAGGCCAAGCTGCCTGTCCTCAGCAAGCTTATCAAATCTAAAGCCTCCAAGGAAGCCCCGTCTGACACTACAGATGTCACTTGCAATGGTGGTGATGACCAAGTCTCAATTGCAGATAAGGATAGCTGA
- the LOC120260721 gene encoding auxin response factor 7 isoform X2, whose product MLSCYQGEITSPDPPLPEPERCIVHSFCKTLTASDTSTHGGFSVLRRHADECLPPLDMSQHPPWQELVATDLHGNEWHFRHIFRGQPRRHLLTTGWSVFVSSKRLVAGDAFIFLRGEDGELRVGVRRLMRQLSNMPSSVISSHSMHLGVLATASHAISTGTLFSVFYKPRTSRSEFIVSVNKYLEARNNKLSVGMRFKMRFEGDEAPERRFNGTIIGTVDTGSSRWADSEWRSLKVQWDEPSSIPRPDRVSPWELEPLVASTPATTHPVSRNKRARPPVSASIAPNLPQMFGRWKSPAEATQTFSFSGMHHGQDLYRSSSPTSLFSSASTAGSIAFNGNSTPSALTGNPVYWPIKAANQDELYSPCINKEPNERKQDTGNNGYRLFGIQLIESSVVEEISPVVAVSACAEDQPAPSQDVDSDRQSQPSYVNKSEAPAVSSEPEKSCLRSPQETQSRQLRSCTKVHMQGMAVGRAVDLTRLKDYDDLLRKLEEMFSITGELTGSIKKWQVVYTDDEDDIMLVGDNHWHEFCNVVRKIHIYTCEEAKRLSPKAKLPVLSKLIKSKASKEAPSDTTDVTCNGGDDQVSIADKDS is encoded by the exons ATGTTGAGTTGTTAT CAAGGTGAAATCACTAGCCCAGATCCTCCACTTCCGGAACCAGAGAGATGTATTGTTCATTCCTTTTGCAAGACGCTTACTGCATCAGACACAAGCACCCATGGTGGATTCTCGGTTTTGAGAAGGCATGCAGATGAGTGCCTTCCTCCTCTG GATATGTCCCAGCATCCACCTTGGCAAGAATTGGTTGCCACTGATCTTCATGGGAATGAATGGCATTTCCGTCATATATTTCGAG GGCAACCAAGGCGGCATCTTCTAACGACTGGGTGGAGTGTTTTTGTTAGCTCAAAGAGACTTGTTGCTGGGGATGCATTTATCTTTTTGAG AGGGGAGGATGGGGAACTGCGGGTTGGTGTTAGGCGGCTCATGAGACAACTGAGTAATATGCCGTCATCTGTAATATCCAGCCACAGCATGCATCTTGGGGTTTTAGCAACTGCATCCCATGCTATATCCACTGGGACTCTCTTCTCTGTCTTTTACAAGCCAAG GACAAGCCGTTCTGAGTTTATAGTAAGTGTCAACAAGTATCTTGAAGCGAGGAACAACAAATTATCTGTGGGGATGAGGTTTAAAATGAGAtttgagggtgatgaagccccAGAGAGGAG ATTTAATGGTACTATAATTGGCACCGTGGACACAGGATCATCACGATGGGCAGATTCAGAATGGAGATCTTTGAAG GTTCAGTGGGATGAACCTTCATCTATTCCAAGGCCGGATAGGGTTTCACCATGGGAATTGGAACCACTTGTTGCATCTACTCCTGCAACTACTCATCCAGTTTCACGAAACAAGCGAGCAAGGCCTCCAGTTTCAGCCTCCATAGCACCGAATCTTCCTCAAATGTTTG GTCGTTGGAAATCTCCGGCGGAGGCCACCcaaactttttcattttcagGGATGCATCATGGTCAAGACTTGTATCGCTCATCCAGCCCCACATCTTTGTTCTCATCTGCATCTACTGCTGGGTCCATTGCATTCAATGGAAACAGCACACCATCAGCTCTCACTGGTAATCCTGTTTACTGGCCAATCAAGGCAGCTAACCAGGATGAGTTATACTCTCCATGCATTAATAAGGAACCAAATGAAAGGAAACAAGATACAGGCAACAATGGCTATAGACTCTTTGGGATCCAGTTGATTGAAAGTTCTGTGGTAGAGGAAATCTCACCAGTGGTGGCTGTTTCTGCTTGCGCAGAGGATCAACCAGCTCCATCCCAAGATGTGGACTCTGATCGGCAGTCCCAGCCATCATATGTCAATAAATCAGAAGCCCCTGCAGTCAGCAGTGAGCCTGAGAAGTCATGCTTGAGGTCCCCCCAAGAGACACAGAGCCGGCAGCTTAGAAGCTGCACTAAGGTCCATATGCAAGGCATGGCAGTTGGGAGGGCGGTAGACCTGACACGATTGAAGGATTATGATGACCTCCTTAGAAAACTGGAGGAGATGTTCAGCATTACCGGTGAGCTAACAGGGTCCATAAAAAAATGGCAGGTGGTCTATACTGATGATGAGGATGACATTATGCTGGTTGGCGATAATCACTGGCA TGAATTCTGCAATGTTGTGAGAAAGATCCACATCTACACATGCGAGGAGGCCAAGAGGCTGTCCCCGAAGGCCAAGCTGCCTGTCCTCAGCAAGCTTATCAAATCTAAAGCCTCCAAGGAAGCCCCGTCTGACACTACAGATGTCACTTGCAATGGTGGTGATGACCAAGTCTCAATTGCAGATAAGGATAGCTGA